GAGCGATTTTGGCTAAATGGTGAGGTTGCTAGCGATGAAATTTTAGAGGCAGCTCATGAGCGTTTGCAAGGACTTTTAAGCGACGAGTATAAGGTAAAAACTAGCTATTTTGAGTATATGACACTGCTTTCTGCGGTACTTTTTGAGGGTTGTGACTACTTTGTTTGCGAGGCTGGCATGGGCGGTGTGCTGGATGCGACAAATGTCTTTGAAAAAGAGCTAAGCATCTTTACTCCGATCGGCTTTGATCACACGGCGATACTGGGAAATAGCTTAGAAGAAATTTCACGCACGAAATTTGAAGCCATGGGCAAAAGAGCTATTTTAAATGATGATATGAACGAGATAAGTGTGGCTATCGCAAAAGAGATCGCAAGCGAAAAAGGCGCAACTCTGAGCTTTCCAAGAGAAATTTTGACCAAAGAAAATTTAAACGAGATCGCAAACTACGCAGATAAATTTAATCTACCAGAGTTTTTACGCTCAAATTTAACTCTAGCCTACGCAGCAGCTAAAATTTTAGATAGCAGCATAGATATCAAAAAGCTTGGCGCTTTATCGCTTCGTGGCAGATGCGAAAAGATCGCTTCAAATTTATACGTGGATGTCGGTCACAACGAGCTTGGCGCTAAGGCTGTGGCTAAGAAATTTAGCCAAGAAGAGTTTAGCGGCAAGAAGCTAACGCTAGTTTATAACTCATTTTTAGATAAAGATTTCAAGGCAGTTTTGGCAGCTCTAAAGCCAGTCATTGAGGACGTGCTACTTTATCACTACCACTGCGAGGGCAGAGAGCTTGGCGGAGAGCTCATAAACAAAGCACTAAACGAGCTTGAAATTTCGCATAGAGAGTTTGAGCTAAGCGATATGAATGATATAAAAGAGGCAAAAAACGGCAAAATTTACCTAGCATTTGGCTCGTTTCACCTGGCCGAAGCCTTTTTAAAAGAGTACTATGCAAGCAAAGGTCTATGAGTATCTTTTAACACACGCCCCACAAATTCTCATCTGCGAAGATGACAAAGAAGCGGCACTCTGCGCTGATGCGGCCAGTTTTGCTGGCTTTAGCGCATTTAAACTACCTGATTTTAGAGCTAAAAAGGGCGATGATCTAAGAAGCTTTAACGAAGAGCTCTTTGAAATTTCATCCGTTCTTAGCAAATACTATAAATTTGATGGCAAAAAGATCATCATAAGCCCATTTAGCACGCTTTTAAACCCACTTCCAACGCAAAAAAACTTAGAGAGCTCAACGATCAAGCTAAAAGATAATCTAAATTTAAGCGAATTTGCCGACTTGCTCATACGATTTGGCTACGAGTGCGTCGATATCGTTGAGAGCGTTGGCGAGTTTAGCATTCGCGGCGAAGTGATCGACATTTATGGCGTAAATATGGACGATCCTGTTAGAATTTTACTCTTTGGCGATGAGGTGGAGAGCATAAGAAATTATAACACCACCACGCAAATTAGCAACAAAAATGAGCTAAGCGAAGCCGAGATCGTGCCATTTATCGCAAATTTGAGCAAAGATGAGTTTGAAAAAGTTAGCCAAAAGATCGAGGATATGCAAAGTGACGCCTTGGTGAGTGATCTAAATTCGCTTGGATTTTGGGCGATAGATAGCTTTAGTGACTATTTAAAAGAATTTGACTCAAAACTTGTTAAAAAAATCGATTTTGAAATTTATGATGTGCCTGAGGAGAAATTTAAGGGCATTGAAATTTTGCCTGAGCCAAAGGTCTATAAAGACTTAGAAGTTACTTTAAATTTTGACTTTTTTGAGCTAAATAAGAGCAAAAGCATAACCGTTCTTTCAAGAAATGAGGGGCTTTTTAAGGGTTATGAGCTTGATGGCTTTGCAAACGTAAAACTTGAAATTTCGCCCCTTGTAGTAAATTTAACCTCAAACGACAAGATCGTAGTATCACTAAATAAATTTGAGAAAAAAAGGCGAGTTAAGCGCTCAAGCCTCGTTGTCGATGAGCTAAAAGTAAATGACTACGTCGTGCATGAAGATTATGGTATAGGCAGATTTTTGGGGCTTGAAAAGATCAAGGTTTTGGGCGCGACGAAGGAATTTGTGGTTATTGCCTACCAAAATGATGACAAGCTTCTTTTGCCAGTTGAGCATCTAAATTTGATAGATCGCTACATCGCGCAAAATGGCTCTATGGCGGTGCTTGATCGCTTAGGCAAGGCAAATTTTGCCAAGATAAAAGAAAAAGTTAGAGAAAAACTCTTTGCTATCGCTTCAAAGATCGTAGCGATGGCGGCAAAAAGGGAGCTAATCGCTGGTAAAATTTTGCAAAAAGAGGATATCTCTTATCTAAATTTCGTCCAAGACGCTGGCTTTTCATATACGAGCGACCAGCAAAAAGCGGTAAATGATATAAAAGATGAGCTAAAAAGCGGCAAGGTGATGGACAGGCTGCTTAGCGGAGATGTTGGCTTTGGCAAGACCGAAGTTGCGATGAATGCCATATTTACCTGCATAAAATCAGGCTTTAGCGCGTTTTTCTTTGTGCCAACTACGCTTCTTAGCTCGCAGCACTTCAAGACGTTAAGCCAGAGATTTAGCAAATTTGGCATAAAGGTCTTTAGGCTAGATCGCTTCTCAAGTGCCAAAGAAAAATCAAGCCTGCAAAAAGCGCTAAAAGAAAATGAGCCCATAGTTTGCGTGGGTACGCATGCGCTTCTTGGCGTAAAGGCTGAAAATTTAGGGCTTATCGTCGTTGATGAGGAGCATAAATTTGGCGTTAAACAAAAAGAGCAACTAAAAGAAATTTCTCAGCACTCACACATCTTAAGCATGAGCGCCACGCCGATACCAAGAAGCCTAAATATGGCGCTTAGCAAGATAAAAACATATAGCATTTTAGCCACTCCGCCAAGCTCGAGGCTAGATGTGAGAACAAGCGTGAGAGAGTGGGACAAAAAGGTTGTCAAAGAGGCGATCATGCGTGAGCTAAGACGCGGTGGGCAGACCTTTTACATCCACAACCACATCGCAGACATCGAGCAGACAGCAAATGAGCTAAGAAAAATTTTGCCAAAGCTTAGGATTTTGATACTTCACTCAAAGGTAAATGCAAAAGTCACTGAAGATGAGATGATGAAATTTGAGCGAGGCGAGTATGACTTGCTGCTTTGCACCAGCATCGTTGAAAGCGGCATTCATTTGCCAAATGCAAACACCATAATCGTAGAAAATGCTAATAAATTTGGCATGGCTGACCTGCATCAGCTCCGCGGACGCGTGGGTAGAAGCGACAAGCAGGCTTATTGCTACTTTTTGGTAGAAGATAAAGATGCCATTAGTAAAGACGCTCTAAAACGACTTGTCGCACTTGAGGGCAACTCATTTTTGGGCGCTGGCTCAGTTCTAGCTTATCACGATCTTGAGATAAGAGGTGGTGGCAACATCATCGGCGAGGCGCAAAGCGGCCACATCGAGGCTATCGGCTACTCGCTATATCTAAAGATGCTAGAAGATGAGATAAACAAGCTTCTTAATCAAGACTCCGCAAAGCTTGACAAGATCGATCTAAAGCTTAGTGTGAGCGCCTTTTTAAATCAAGAATTTATAAGAGAAGATAGGTTAAGGCTTGAAATTTACAGGCGCCTTAGCAAGTGTAAAGAGGTAGCCGAGGTCTATGAGATACAAAGCGAGCTTGAGGATAGATTTGGCAAAATAGATACGTTTACAAAGCAGTTTTTAGATGTCATCATCGTCAAAATTTTAGCCCTAAAAGCTGGTATAAAAACGATCTCAAATAGCGAACAAAATATACTAATAACAAAAAATGATGATGAGAAGATCAGGCTAAAGTCACGTAGCAAGGACGATGACGATGTTTTGGCTGAAATTTTGGTCTATCTAAGAAAGGATAAGAAGTGATAGATTGGGGTGTGAAATACGCAGCGATTTATAAAAGTACAAAAGGCATGCTAAAACCAGTTGATGATATTGATTTTGTCGATATTGACTCACTTTATGGGTTAGAAAAGCAAAAAGAAATTTTGCTAAAAAATACTCTAAATTTTATAGAAGGTAAGGATGCAAATCACGTGCTTCTTTGGGGCGAGAGAGGATGTGGCAAGTCAAGCCTTGTAAGGGCTGTTTTTACTAAGTTTTATAAAGAGGGACTTCGCATCATTGAGATCGGCTGCGAAGATCTAAAATACCTTGGCGACATCATTGATGAGATCAGAAAGAGCGAGTTTAAATTTATCATTTTCTGCGACGATCTAAGCTTTGAAAATGGTAGCAATGAGTATAAATTTCTAAAGCCTATCATGGATGGCTCTATCCAAAAGCCACCAAAAAACGTCCTTTTATACGCCACGTCAAACCGCAGACATCTAATAAGCGAGTTTAAAAGTGAAAATGAAAACTCAGAGCTAATAGACGGCGAAATCCACTACAGCGACGCAGCTCAGGAGAAAATTTCTCTCTCAGATCGCTTTGGCCTTTGGATCAGCTTTTATCAAGGCAACTACGATGAGTATCTAAAAATGGTTGATTTTTACTTTAAGGATTACATAGGTGACAAAGAGGAGCTTCATACGCTTGCTAAAAATTTTGCCACGCTAAGAGCCAGCAGAAGTGGCAGGACGGCAAAGCAGTTTTATCTAACTTTTAAAGAAAATTTAAAATGAGATCAACTGATCTATTTTTAACCTTGTTTAATCACAAAAACAAAAATTTTGATGAGCTAAAATGGCCAAGCGAGGGTACTTTTGAGGTTATTTTGGGTGCTATTTTGGTACAAAATACCAACTGGAAAAACGTAGAAAAAGCATTAAATAATCTAAAAAATGCTGGCAAAGATAGTTTAGAAGGCATCTGTTTTCTTGAAAACAGCGAGCTTGCCACGCTTATAAAGCCAAGTGGCTTTTATAACACAAAGGCAAAACGTCTAAAAATGCTCTGCTTAGCTATAAAAAATGAATTTGAGGGCTTTGAAAATTTTAAAGAAAATGCCAGCCGTGAGTGGCTCATAAGTGTAAAAGGTGTTGGAGCCGAGACTTGCGATGCGATACTTGCTTATGCTTGTGGTAAACCTTACATGGTCGTCGATGCTTACGCGCTTAGGATAATGGCGTATTTTGACTACACTTTTGAGAGCTACGACGAGGCGGCTGAGTGGTTTAGCTCGCTTGATTATGATGAAATTTATAAAATTCTTGATAGCGAGAAATTTGATGAGGTTGAAATTTTAAAACTCTACCACACTCTTATTTTGGAGTTTTGCAAAGAGAATTTCAAAGGTAAAATTTTAAGCCAAAATGGTCAAAAAATATTAAGCAGCATTAAAAATTAAACTACTAATATGTAACAACTCTTTATAAATTTGCCAAAGATTGGGGCTTTTTATAATCTATTTTAAAATTCTGTGCTAAATTTACACAAAATTTATCTTATTTAATTTAGGAGGAGTGATGATTTACGATAACATCGTTAAAACGATTGGTAATACACCTATTGTAAAGATAAAAACAGGTGCTGATGAAGCCGAAATTTATGTAAAATTAGAGTTTTTTAACCCAGGTGGCTCTGTAAAAGATAGGATCGCATTTAATATGATAACTAAAATGCTAGCTGACGGTACGCTAAAATATGGTGATACTATCGTTGAGCCAACGAGCGGAAATACTGGCATTGGTGTAGCGATGTGCGGTGCTGCACTTGGTTTTAAAGTGATACTTTGCATGCCAGAGAGCATGAGTATCGAAAGACGCAAAATAGTGGCTGCTTATGGTGCACAGCTTGAGCTTACTCCAGCGTCTGGTGGTATGAAAGCAGCGATCGCAAGAGCTACAGAGCTAGCAGCTCAGCCAAATCATATAATGCTAAGCCAGTTTGAAAACAAGTATAACCCACAAGCTCACGAACTAACAACAGCTGCTGAAATTGTGGCTGATTTTAGTAAGCTTGATGCATTTGTAGCTGGTGTTGGCACAGGTGGTACAATAAGTGGCGTAGCAAAGATTTTAAAAGAAAAGGGCTATGATACTAAGATCATCGCAGTTGAGCCTGAAGCATCGCCGGTTTTAAGTGGTGGCAACCCAGGACCACATAAAATTCAAGGCATTGGAGCTGGATTTTTACCAAATACTATGAATATGAGCCTAGTTAGCGAAGTAGAAAAAGTAAGCAACGATGACGCACTAAACGCAGCTAGAGCAATCGCAAAAAGTGATGGACTCATGATAGGTATAAGCGGTGGTGCTGCTTACGTGGCTGCAAAAAGAGTGGCTAAAAGACTTGGTGCTGGCAAAAAAGTACTTTTCATAGCTCCAGATAACGGCGAGAGATACCTAAGTACAGAGCTTTACGGAGCATAAAAATATGTGGGATAGTCTAAAGGAGCTAGTTCAAACTGTTCATGAAAAAGACCCATCGGTACATAAGTGTTGCTTTTTGGCAATACTTATAAACACTCCTGGCATCCATGCGGTTTTGTTTCATAAAATTTCTCATTTTTTATATAAAAAAGAGCATTTTTTTCTAGCTAGACTCATCTCGCAAATTGCAAGATTTTTAACAGGCATCGAGATCCATCCCGGAGCAAAGATCGGTAGGAGATTTTTCATAGATCATGGCATGGGCGTGGTTATCGGTGAGACAGCTGAGATAGGCGATGATGTAATGATGTATCATCAAGTAACGCTTGGAGGCACCGGAAAAGAGTGTGGCAAAAGGCACCCAACTGTAAAAAATGGCGTGACTATTGCAGCTGGCGCGAAAATACTAGGTGCCATAACGATCGGCGAAAATGCCAAGATCGGCGCAAACTCGGTCGTGCTAAAAAATGTCCCAGCAAACGCAACTGTCGTTGGCATACCTGCAAGAGTTGTCAGGGTAAATGGGACAAAATTTGAGCCAGAATTTATTATCTAATCTCAAAGATTAGATAAATTTATTCTTACTTTTTATGCTTTAAAATTTGAACATAAATTTCGTCTTTTAGTTTTAACTTCTCTTTTTTTAAATTATCAATCTCAGATGGTTTTTCCAGATTGTCGTCTATTTTTTTATTTAGTTCATCATGCTTTTTGCAAAGAGCAGCAAAACGAGCATCTATTTTCTTTAGCTCATTTATAAGGTCTGTATATTCATGTAACATATCGGCTCCTATAAAAATTTGAGAAATTTTATCAAGACTTTGTAAATGCTTGGATATAAAAAAGGTGCTAAGCTATTGCTTAAATTTTTAAAAAGAGCGAGTAGAAAAATTTATTTTATACGTATTTGAATTCTTCAGGTTTATGTTTGCTTTTTACAACGCGCTTGGTTAGACGTATTCCATCAACGGTACCGATGACTAGAAGCTTTGATCCTGTTCCTACTAATGTGTCACCATTTGGCATTGGCACAAAATTATTATTTATATCTCTAATGCCCACTATGTCTGCATTTGTTATATTTCGTAGATGAGTTTCTTTTAATCTTTTAAATCTTATCCAAGAATAATCAGGCACAAGAATTTCTTCTATATCGATAGGTGAATTTTTTGTATACAAAAACTGCTCTAATAAATTTTCCATGTCCGGCCTTACGCTCATAGCACTTAACCGCTGTGCGACTAAGCGAGATGGGCTTACCACATTGTCAGCGCCTAATTTTTTTAATCTTTGCGTATCGTCTTCTGTCTCTGCATTCGTGATGATATGATAAGGCTTTCTACGACCTATCTCTTTTTCATAAAGTCTTACAGATGCTATAAGGGCGATGTTATCAGCAATATTTGAGCTAAGAGTTATAAGTCCTTTTGCGCTTGATAGATGTGTTTTCAAAAAGGCAATTTGTGTGTGTGGCTGAGCCTTTATGAAATATGGATATTTATAAATTTGAGCTAGCTCTGCGATATCTTCTCTATCATCGACCACTACAAAAGGTATATGATTTTCGCGAAATTGAGCACTAAGTTCGATTGTGTATAGATTGTGATAACAAATAACGAAGTGATTCTTTAGTCTTGCGATCCTATAAAGCATGCGTCGTTCCTTTAAAATGCTAATTAATGTGCCTCTTTTTAAAACCTCAACCACAATACCAATCGATAGTGTAAATATAATAAAACCAATAAGTATAAACGTGATAGTAAAAATTCTGCCCTTTGGAGTTATTGGAGCAACTTCGGTAAAACCAACTGTTGTAAAAGTCATGCCAGCTTGGTAAAAGGCATCTATTAGTGAGAAATTATCTATTAAGACATAACCTAATGTTCCAAAAAGTAACAGTAATACGACTGAAATTAGTGGAAATCTAAAAGGTTTTAATTGTTCGTAAAGCTCAGTATCTAGGCTTATTTCTGGTTTTGTAGAGTTTGACCAGTTGAGGAATTTTAAAAGTCTTGAGAGAAAAGACATAAATTCCTCTTCATTTTATATTCTTAGTTTGATTGTTTTTTCATCGTTCTTAGAGTAGAAGCAGCAACTTTTATCTTTCTTGTAGTACCATCTTCTAGTGTAACGCGAATCGTTCTAAGATTTGGCAAGAATCTTCTTTTAGTTTTATTGTTAGCGTGGCTCACATTGTTGCCTATCATCGGTCCTTTGCCTGTTATCGCACATCTTTTTGACATTTTTTTTCCTTATAAACAAAAATTTCTGCTGATTTTATCTAAAACAAACAAAAGTAATGCTTAAATAGATTCTTTTTTAAAAGAATTGATTTTTATTAATAATCTAGATAAAATAACGCCTTTGTCTATAAATTATAAATAGCAAAAAATATTTAGAAATCTTGAGTGATACAAAATGCTTAGTAAAGAGTTGATCGAAAAAAATGTTGATTTTGTTTTACAGATGCCAACTCTTTTTGAAAAGGTCGAGCGTTTTTTATTGGCTGGTAATGTAACTGAAGCAGTTATTACTTTACAAAATATAGCATCTTTTAAAACTTATTTTAACTCCATTTTTAAACGTGCAAAATTTGATATTCCTTATGATGGCGACGATTTGGTAGTAATAGCAAATATGCTTGGCATTGATAATTTTAGGGCGATAGTGCTTTCTTATTTTATATTTTTAAAATCCCCAAAAATTTATAAGGTATTTAATTTTAAAATCGTTGATTTGATCGAGCTTAATGCTAAAATTTTATCAGATTGGCTAAAAGTATTAAATTCTTTTAAAGAAAAACGATACAGCTATTTATCACTTGCTCCGTATTCTATTGCCTGTATTATAGTGTGTGAGAATTTATTTTCGAAATTTCCATCTTGTATGTCAGACGTTATTTCGTATTCTGACGTAAGCTATAATAAAATTTTGCAAAAAAAATATGGCTTTAATATTTTAGATATTTTTTTAAAAGCAATGAATATGAACAAACAATCATTAAGCAATATTGATAAAGAGATGCTTTGTTTTTTTGAGATTTTGCTCTCTTATGAGTCCAGTAGGCCTGAATTTTATGATTTTGGAGTTGATAAAATTTTAGATATCAATGTTTATCCAGAGATGCAAACCATTATATTTATTAAAAAAGCTCTACAAAAATGAAATTAACTTTTAATGGTTCTGTGGCAATTATAAGGCCTTTTGGTTTTTTGGAAGCAGAGAATGTTCCATTAAAATTAAGTGAAAAATATATAAACCAAATTTCATCGCGAGACATCAGCGCTATACTGCTTTCACTAAAAAATGTTACATTTTTTAGTCCTATTTGGCTTAGTAGAATAATTGAAAATTTAAGCGAAGAAGCGCAAAAGCTTGGCGTAGTATTTGCGATTTGCGATTACAATGAAATTTTTTATGAATTGATAATGAGAACAGTTAAGAATATTTTAAATATTTCGATGTTTGAAAGTGAAAATATTGCGAGCTTGTTTTTAAATAAATTTCTAAACAATGCAAATGACAAAGTTTTCATTTATAACTCAACTGAGCAGTATAAGCACTATTTGGCTAATTATCTCAAAAATCGCTCATTTGATGTGGTTGAGGCTAGAGATGCGACCGAATTTAATAAAAAAAAGAATTTATATAGTTATGCAGTGTCACAGCTAAATCATGTGAGATTAAGACAAAATCAGATAGATACTTTTATAAAAGATGGTGTCGTTGTTTATGCCATAAAAAGTTTTATGGACTCAGATTTTATTGAAGATTTTGATATGTCAGCTCATGACATTATGCTAAAAATCGGATATAAATTTTTTATTTTATGGGTAAATATTTCTGGTGCTTTAAATATAAGGGGTGCAAAATTTCTAATCAAACTTGCTAGCATTAGCAAAAGATCAGGTGCATTTATTTCGCTTTGTGGCATAAACGAATCAAATTTATCTATTGAATTAATAACGTACCTTAAAGATGCAAATATATTTATCTATAAAAATTTAAATGACTTTTACAAAGATGACACTATTTTTTATCTTAAAAAAAGAGACTTTGATGCAGAGCCAGTAGATATTAACAAGAACGTTGCTCAAATTTCATCTTATGTGACGCAAATTGCGAGCAAAATTATCTCACAGTTAGCAGAAGAAGAAATTTTGTGTGTTGATACCAAAGTTAGTGCGCTTGACATAGAGGATGAGTGCGATTACTTGCGTATTTGTGTTCAGTATTATGGTGATATTTACGCAAGAGTGCTATTTGGAGTAAAAAAGGATAAATTAGATAAAATTTGCTCTATTTTTATGCCTGAAGGCAATGATTCAAATGATTATTTAAGTGGATATTCTCAAATTTTTAGTATCATTACAGATAAATTTTTGACTCATCTTTGGCAAAAAGGCATAAAAGCAAAAGTTAGCTTGCCTAAAATTTCATCTGATGATGTTTTTTTCGATCACAACAGTGTAGGTATTATGAATAGATTAGATGTAAAAGATGACGAAATAGGCTTTGTATTTGTAACCAAGTAAGGAGAAGAAATGTATGTTGCACCTAGTATTTTATCGGCTGATTTTGGAAATTTGGCAGCTGAGATAAGAGCCATTTGCGAGGCTGGGTGCGATCTGGTGCATGTTGATGTTATGGATGGGCATTTTGTGCCAAATTTAACCATCGGGCCAGTCGTGGTAAATGCCGTTGCAAAGGCAGCTACAAAGCCACTTGATATACATTTGATGGTTGAAAATAACTCGTTTTTTGCTGATCTTTTCTTGCCGTTAAAGCCAAAATTTCTAACCTTTCACATCGAAGAAGAGAAGCACCCAATGAGGCTTATTGATCACATCAGGAAAAACGGCGTTGGCCCTGGCATCGTGCTAAATCCGCACACGCCAGTTAGCGCGATCGAGCATATCATAGATGAAGTGGATATGGTGCTTTTGATGAGTGTAAATCCTGGTTTTGGCGGTCAGAAATTTATGCCAGTCGTGCTTGAAAAAACAAGGGCGCTAAGAGAGCTGATAGAACGAAAAAACGCTAAGTGTCTGATCGAAGTAGATGGTGGCGTAAACGGACTAAATGCGCCTGATCTTGAAGAGGCTGGAGCTGATATCTTAGTGGCTGGCAACTACATCTTCTCATCAAATTCTTACGAACAAGCCATCCGCGCCATAAAGCTTGAGTTTTGAAACCAAAAAAACAGCGTTTAGAAAATAGCATAGAAATTTTAGCTAGGCAAAATTTAAGCTATCATGAGTTTATTTTAAGATTTAGCGATATTGAAGAAATTTCATCACTCATTGACGTGCGCGACCTTGATATGTGGCGAACTCTTGGGCTTGACATCACTAGAAACGAAGAGAATGAGATCGAGCTTGGCACGAGATTTAGAGATATTAGCGAGCAGGAATTTTGCGTGGTTGATATCGAAACGACTGGCGGTACGACGAGCGGACAGATCATCGAAATAGGTGCAATCAAAATGAAAAATGGCGTTGAGATAGGGCGCTTTGAAAGCTTTGTGGCAGCATATGAGGTGCCTGAAAATATCACCGAGCTAACCGGTATAAAGGCGAGCGATCTAGTTGGTGCTCCAAATCTACTAAATGTGCTTGAGCGGTTTAAAATTTTTCTAGGAACTAGTGTTTTTATCGCTCATAACGTAAATTTTGACTACGGCTTTATCTCTCATAGCCTAAATGAGATTGGCCTTGGCATGTTGCTAAACAGAAAGCTTTGTACCATCGATCTTAGTCGCCGCACTATTGCTTCGCAAAAATACGGCCTTGGCTCGCTAAAAGAGCTTCTTGGCATAAACAATA
This genomic interval from Campylobacter concisus contains the following:
- a CDS encoding Mur ligase family protein; the encoded protein is MSLAKFLDGKPLYYKEIDYGRIIRAYATIKEHIKPFKIIHIIGTNGKGSTGRFLAQILSQNGTKVGHYTSPHIFKFNERFWLNGEVASDEILEAAHERLQGLLSDEYKVKTSYFEYMTLLSAVLFEGCDYFVCEAGMGGVLDATNVFEKELSIFTPIGFDHTAILGNSLEEISRTKFEAMGKRAILNDDMNEISVAIAKEIASEKGATLSFPREILTKENLNEIANYADKFNLPEFLRSNLTLAYAAAKILDSSIDIKKLGALSLRGRCEKIASNLYVDVGHNELGAKAVAKKFSQEEFSGKKLTLVYNSFLDKDFKAVLAALKPVIEDVLLYHYHCEGRELGGELINKALNELEISHREFELSDMNDIKEAKNGKIYLAFGSFHLAEAFLKEYYASKGL
- the mfd gene encoding transcription-repair coupling factor, whose product is MQAKVYEYLLTHAPQILICEDDKEAALCADAASFAGFSAFKLPDFRAKKGDDLRSFNEELFEISSVLSKYYKFDGKKIIISPFSTLLNPLPTQKNLESSTIKLKDNLNLSEFADLLIRFGYECVDIVESVGEFSIRGEVIDIYGVNMDDPVRILLFGDEVESIRNYNTTTQISNKNELSEAEIVPFIANLSKDEFEKVSQKIEDMQSDALVSDLNSLGFWAIDSFSDYLKEFDSKLVKKIDFEIYDVPEEKFKGIEILPEPKVYKDLEVTLNFDFFELNKSKSITVLSRNEGLFKGYELDGFANVKLEISPLVVNLTSNDKIVVSLNKFEKKRRVKRSSLVVDELKVNDYVVHEDYGIGRFLGLEKIKVLGATKEFVVIAYQNDDKLLLPVEHLNLIDRYIAQNGSMAVLDRLGKANFAKIKEKVREKLFAIASKIVAMAAKRELIAGKILQKEDISYLNFVQDAGFSYTSDQQKAVNDIKDELKSGKVMDRLLSGDVGFGKTEVAMNAIFTCIKSGFSAFFFVPTTLLSSQHFKTLSQRFSKFGIKVFRLDRFSSAKEKSSLQKALKENEPIVCVGTHALLGVKAENLGLIVVDEEHKFGVKQKEQLKEISQHSHILSMSATPIPRSLNMALSKIKTYSILATPPSSRLDVRTSVREWDKKVVKEAIMRELRRGGQTFYIHNHIADIEQTANELRKILPKLRILILHSKVNAKVTEDEMMKFERGEYDLLLCTSIVESGIHLPNANTIIVENANKFGMADLHQLRGRVGRSDKQAYCYFLVEDKDAISKDALKRLVALEGNSFLGAGSVLAYHDLEIRGGGNIIGEAQSGHIEAIGYSLYLKMLEDEINKLLNQDSAKLDKIDLKLSVSAFLNQEFIREDRLRLEIYRRLSKCKEVAEVYEIQSELEDRFGKIDTFTKQFLDVIIVKILALKAGIKTISNSEQNILITKNDDEKIRLKSRSKDDDDVLAEILVYLRKDKK
- a CDS encoding ATP-binding protein produces the protein MIDWGVKYAAIYKSTKGMLKPVDDIDFVDIDSLYGLEKQKEILLKNTLNFIEGKDANHVLLWGERGCGKSSLVRAVFTKFYKEGLRIIEIGCEDLKYLGDIIDEIRKSEFKFIIFCDDLSFENGSNEYKFLKPIMDGSIQKPPKNVLLYATSNRRHLISEFKSENENSELIDGEIHYSDAAQEKISLSDRFGLWISFYQGNYDEYLKMVDFYFKDYIGDKEELHTLAKNFATLRASRSGRTAKQFYLTFKENLK
- a CDS encoding endonuclease III domain-containing protein; this encodes MRSTDLFLTLFNHKNKNFDELKWPSEGTFEVILGAILVQNTNWKNVEKALNNLKNAGKDSLEGICFLENSELATLIKPSGFYNTKAKRLKMLCLAIKNEFEGFENFKENASREWLISVKGVGAETCDAILAYACGKPYMVVDAYALRIMAYFDYTFESYDEAAEWFSSLDYDEIYKILDSEKFDEVEILKLYHTLILEFCKENFKGKILSQNGQKILSSIKN
- the cysK gene encoding cysteine synthase A; the encoded protein is MIYDNIVKTIGNTPIVKIKTGADEAEIYVKLEFFNPGGSVKDRIAFNMITKMLADGTLKYGDTIVEPTSGNTGIGVAMCGAALGFKVILCMPESMSIERRKIVAAYGAQLELTPASGGMKAAIARATELAAQPNHIMLSQFENKYNPQAHELTTAAEIVADFSKLDAFVAGVGTGGTISGVAKILKEKGYDTKIIAVEPEASPVLSGGNPGPHKIQGIGAGFLPNTMNMSLVSEVEKVSNDDALNAARAIAKSDGLMIGISGGAAYVAAKRVAKRLGAGKKVLFIAPDNGERYLSTELYGA
- the epsC gene encoding serine O-acetyltransferase EpsC translates to MWDSLKELVQTVHEKDPSVHKCCFLAILINTPGIHAVLFHKISHFLYKKEHFFLARLISQIARFLTGIEIHPGAKIGRRFFIDHGMGVVIGETAEIGDDVMMYHQVTLGGTGKECGKRHPTVKNGVTIAAGAKILGAITIGENAKIGANSVVLKNVPANATVVGIPARVVRVNGTKFEPEFII
- a CDS encoding DUF465 domain-containing protein, whose protein sequence is MLHEYTDLINELKKIDARFAALCKKHDELNKKIDDNLEKPSEIDNLKKEKLKLKDEIYVQILKHKK
- a CDS encoding potassium channel family protein, which encodes MSFLSRLLKFLNWSNSTKPEISLDTELYEQLKPFRFPLISVVLLLLFGTLGYVLIDNFSLIDAFYQAGMTFTTVGFTEVAPITPKGRIFTITFILIGFIIFTLSIGIVVEVLKRGTLISILKERRMLYRIARLKNHFVICYHNLYTIELSAQFRENHIPFVVVDDREDIAELAQIYKYPYFIKAQPHTQIAFLKTHLSSAKGLITLSSNIADNIALIASVRLYEKEIGRRKPYHIITNAETEDDTQRLKKLGADNVVSPSRLVAQRLSAMSVRPDMENLLEQFLYTKNSPIDIEEILVPDYSWIRFKRLKETHLRNITNADIVGIRDINNNFVPMPNGDTLVGTGSKLLVIGTVDGIRLTKRVVKSKHKPEEFKYV
- the rpmB gene encoding 50S ribosomal protein L28; protein product: MSKRCAITGKGPMIGNNVSHANNKTKRRFLPNLRTIRVTLEDGTTRKIKVAASTLRTMKKQSN
- the rpe gene encoding ribulose-phosphate 3-epimerase, whose protein sequence is MYVAPSILSADFGNLAAEIRAICEAGCDLVHVDVMDGHFVPNLTIGPVVVNAVAKAATKPLDIHLMVENNSFFADLFLPLKPKFLTFHIEEEKHPMRLIDHIRKNGVGPGIVLNPHTPVSAIEHIIDEVDMVLLMSVNPGFGGQKFMPVVLEKTRALRELIERKNAKCLIEVDGGVNGLNAPDLEEAGADILVAGNYIFSSNSYEQAIRAIKLEF